Proteins from a genomic interval of Aquipuribacter sp. SD81:
- a CDS encoding PilN domain-containing protein, whose amino-acid sequence MSTQPAAVTETTTVVPLTSEYPLARVDLMPPEVLADRRFKRTKGLLALGVVGTLALCGGGYVWAAADADAAAEELALEQARTAELQAEAAQYAAVPALIASVDRAQTALTTAMASDIEWYRYLSQMGAVTPDGVWFTSVTATSTPVVAGAPALSGDPLAPADAVGEVVTTGKALVYQDVATWMDNLDGISGYDHVLFTNAALNDEGETDPWVDFTVTTKVAPTAYSDRYVPKAE is encoded by the coding sequence ATGAGCACGCAGCCCGCGGCCGTGACCGAGACGACGACCGTCGTCCCCCTCACCAGCGAATACCCGCTCGCGCGCGTCGACCTCATGCCTCCCGAGGTGCTCGCCGACCGCCGCTTCAAGCGGACCAAGGGCCTGCTCGCCCTCGGCGTGGTCGGGACCCTCGCCCTCTGCGGGGGCGGCTACGTGTGGGCAGCGGCCGACGCGGACGCGGCGGCCGAGGAGCTCGCGCTCGAGCAGGCGCGCACCGCCGAGCTGCAGGCGGAGGCGGCGCAGTACGCCGCCGTGCCTGCACTCATCGCCAGCGTCGACCGCGCGCAGACCGCCCTGACGACCGCCATGGCGAGCGACATCGAGTGGTACCGCTACCTGTCCCAGATGGGGGCCGTCACCCCGGACGGCGTCTGGTTCACCTCCGTGACCGCCACCTCGACCCCCGTGGTGGCCGGTGCACCCGCGCTGTCCGGTGACCCACTCGCACCTGCCGACGCCGTCGGCGAGGTGGTCACGACCGGCAAGGCGCTCGTCTACCAGGACGTCGCCACGTGGATGGACAACCTCGACGGCATCAGCGGCTACGACCACGTCCTCTTCACGAACGCCGCGCTCAACGACGAGGGAGAGACCGACCCCTGGGTCGACTTCACGGTGACCACGAAGGTCGCCCCCACGGCCTACTCCGACCGCTACGTCCCGAAGGCAGAGTGA
- the pilM gene encoding type IV pilus assembly protein PilM, translating to MAARTAIGLDIGTSGVRAAELTFGRHGVRLEKFGQVAVPSGAVRDGEVVEPTSVAAAIKELWGATRFSSKNVVLGVANQRVVVRNVELPWLPVAELRKSLGLQVADLLPMPVEQAVLDFHPLEEVTSEKGRTIRGLLVAAARDTVLANVRCAERAGLVPTSVDLTSFAVLRSLGSGAFGDGATEALVDVGSRVTNIVVHTAGVPRFVRILLMGGQDITDALAERVGSSLAEAEGLKHMVGMDGAAGPQFTNATRAVDATAQSLVDEIRGSLDYYSSTTPGAPVERVVLAGGGSLLRGLTGRLAQAVRVPVVVGDPMKDMSIGRTGLDDDQLALVRPLAAVPVGLAMGAAR from the coding sequence GTGGCAGCACGAACCGCCATCGGTCTCGACATCGGGACCTCGGGCGTGCGCGCCGCCGAGCTGACGTTCGGCCGGCACGGCGTGAGGCTCGAGAAGTTCGGCCAGGTGGCGGTGCCCTCCGGCGCCGTGCGCGACGGCGAGGTCGTCGAGCCCACGAGCGTGGCCGCCGCCATCAAGGAGCTGTGGGGCGCGACGCGCTTCTCCTCCAAGAACGTCGTTCTCGGCGTGGCGAACCAGCGCGTCGTCGTACGCAACGTGGAGCTGCCCTGGCTGCCGGTCGCCGAGCTCCGCAAGAGCCTCGGCCTCCAGGTGGCCGACCTGCTCCCCATGCCGGTCGAGCAGGCCGTCCTCGACTTCCACCCGCTGGAGGAGGTGACGAGCGAGAAGGGACGCACGATTCGGGGCCTGCTCGTCGCCGCCGCCCGCGACACCGTGCTCGCGAACGTCCGCTGCGCGGAGCGCGCCGGGCTCGTCCCCACCAGCGTCGACCTCACGAGCTTCGCGGTGCTGCGCTCGCTCGGCTCCGGCGCCTTCGGTGACGGTGCCACCGAGGCGCTCGTCGACGTGGGCTCCCGGGTCACGAACATCGTCGTGCACACCGCCGGCGTCCCCCGCTTCGTCCGCATCCTCCTCATGGGAGGGCAGGACATCACCGACGCCCTCGCCGAGCGGGTCGGCTCCTCGCTCGCCGAGGCCGAGGGCCTCAAGCACATGGTGGGCATGGACGGTGCGGCCGGCCCGCAGTTCACCAACGCCACCCGCGCGGTCGACGCGACCGCGCAGTCCCTCGTCGACGAGATCCGCGGCTCCCTCGACTACTACTCCTCGACCACACCCGGTGCGCCGGTCGAGCGGGTCGTGCTGGCCGGCGGCGGCTCGCTGCTGCGCGGCCTGACGGGTCGGCTCGCCCAGGCCGTCCGGGTGCCCGTCGTGGTGGGCGACCCCATGAAGGACATGTCCATCGGCCGCACCGGCCTCGACGACGACCAGCTCGCCCTGGTCCGCCCGCTCGCCGCCGTCCCGGTGGGCCTCGCGATGGGAGCAGCCCGATGA
- a CDS encoding prepilin peptidase — protein sequence MTVLLVALLGVLGLAVGSFLNVVAHRVPAGQSVVHPPSACPRCGHRIRPRDNVPVLGWLLLRGRCRDCGEPISGRYPLVEVGTGVAFALVTWFVLDGLAGERTAAVLPALLYLAAISVALGLIDLDVRRLPDAIVLPSYLVLVVLLGVASLVEGDWWPFVRALLGGAAGFGFYFLLAFIYPAGMGFGDVKLAGVLGLVLGWFGWGALLVGVFAGFLVGGVVSVALISAHLATRKSMIPFGPYMLVGAWTGVVAGESLFGAYLSSVGF from the coding sequence GTGACCGTCCTGCTCGTCGCCCTGCTCGGCGTCCTCGGCCTGGCTGTCGGCTCCTTCCTCAACGTCGTCGCGCACCGGGTGCCCGCCGGGCAGTCGGTCGTCCACCCGCCGAGCGCGTGCCCTCGCTGCGGCCACCGCATCCGGCCCCGCGACAACGTGCCGGTGCTCGGGTGGCTGCTGCTGCGCGGGCGCTGCCGCGACTGCGGCGAGCCGATCAGCGGGCGCTACCCGCTCGTCGAGGTGGGTACCGGTGTCGCCTTCGCCCTCGTCACGTGGTTCGTGCTCGACGGGCTCGCGGGGGAGCGGACCGCCGCCGTGCTGCCCGCGCTGCTGTACCTCGCCGCCATCTCCGTCGCGCTCGGGCTCATCGACCTCGACGTGCGCAGGCTGCCGGACGCCATCGTGCTGCCGAGCTACCTCGTGCTCGTCGTGCTGCTCGGCGTCGCGAGCCTCGTCGAGGGCGACTGGTGGCCCTTCGTACGCGCCCTGCTCGGCGGTGCGGCGGGCTTCGGGTTCTACTTCCTGCTCGCCTTCATCTACCCGGCCGGCATGGGCTTCGGGGACGTCAAGCTGGCCGGGGTCCTCGGCCTCGTGCTCGGCTGGTTCGGCTGGGGCGCGCTGCTCGTCGGCGTCTTCGCCGGCTTCCTCGTCGGCGGCGTCGTGAGCGTCGCCCTCATCTCCGCCCACCTGGCCACCCGGAAGTCGATGATCCCCTTCGGGCCCTACATGCTCGTCGGCGCCTGGACCGGCGTCGTGGCGGGCGAGTCGCTGTTCGGCGCCTACCTGTCCTCCGTCGGCTTCTAG
- a CDS encoding PulJ/GspJ family protein, with protein sequence MRVLQSIRRRLRVHRGDGGVTLVELLVTMVIVGVVTTMITGVVVAASANARFNEDEARGLADVRKVVERLGRDVRQARSINPGATTDQLVLWIDGNSDFRKQNTEVVTWTLVPSTVNAGQFDVLRTVNGSPTFRQATSLVDRIAFTYSTAARADGTTTPMTTPVSTADAATIRLVTTEMRYDWLTNRGTEVRSVLFSTRLRNVG encoded by the coding sequence ATGCGTGTTCTCCAGTCCATCCGGCGCAGGCTGCGCGTCCACCGGGGCGACGGTGGCGTCACCCTCGTGGAGCTGCTCGTGACCATGGTGATCGTCGGTGTCGTGACGACGATGATCACGGGGGTGGTCGTGGCGGCATCGGCGAACGCCCGCTTCAACGAGGACGAGGCCCGCGGTCTCGCCGACGTCCGCAAGGTGGTGGAGAGGCTCGGCCGGGACGTCCGGCAGGCGCGCAGCATCAACCCCGGGGCGACCACCGACCAGCTCGTGCTCTGGATCGACGGCAACTCCGACTTCCGCAAGCAGAACACCGAGGTCGTGACGTGGACGCTCGTCCCGTCGACGGTGAACGCCGGGCAGTTCGACGTCCTGCGCACCGTCAACGGCTCGCCCACCTTCCGGCAGGCCACGTCGCTCGTCGACCGGATCGCCTTCACCTACTCGACCGCGGCCCGCGCCGACGGCACGACCACGCCCATGACGACGCCGGTGTCCACCGCGGACGCCGCGACCATCCGCCTCGTCACGACCGAGATGCGCTACGACTGGCTCACCAACCGTGGCACCGAGGTCCGCTCCGTCCTCTTCTCGACCCGACTCAGGAACGTGGGGTGA
- a CDS encoding type IV pilus modification PilV family protein encodes MSPDPHPTARRWLRLPARDDAGFGLVEAVVSLSIMAVLMTSFAFVMLAATRANVVARTDQQASNLLNQQVEAVRSLDYSAVTMRSGDASIAGDPAISGTTYVPNGEALVVDTVGSVQHQLAPITRDNTTYTVRRYVTQPAGQTGYRRVTVTVSWTSAGGDRSRSIETFVTATTRGLPLPRFEARINGSGTDKTAGAGTEVVWGFAVRNLGARDAWNVAASSGTWTYVVDTNADGLRQAGETTLLPDSDGNGVRDTGLIETTQTVHLLAYRTLAAVEASPQTVTFSFTSASQPPPASTAKTVTTTLTVTSAVVVGPGGTASCPVLPAAPCTLTAYDLDQAQNGNRLARNPNPMREGATSFNPQAALYNYSTDYPLTGQGRALANASTTSIDAVHRVMSHEWQVANNQTRSYRGTAVYELWVTCPTSRSVTLAVELGSSTASGGAFTLAASGSQTFTCAGPAQKVGVQLPLSSTLSVPGRGWVAVRASVAYSGATDPVVRALYDTSTYRSTLTMPRL; translated from the coding sequence GTGAGCCCGGACCCCCACCCGACTGCGCGGCGCTGGCTGCGCCTGCCCGCGCGTGACGACGCCGGATTCGGCCTCGTCGAGGCCGTCGTGTCGCTGTCGATCATGGCAGTGCTCATGACGTCGTTCGCCTTCGTGATGCTGGCCGCGACCCGCGCCAACGTCGTCGCGCGCACCGACCAGCAGGCGAGCAACCTACTCAACCAGCAGGTGGAGGCGGTCCGCTCCCTCGACTACAGCGCCGTCACCATGCGCAGCGGGGACGCGAGCATCGCGGGAGACCCCGCGATCAGTGGCACGACATACGTCCCCAACGGGGAGGCGCTCGTGGTCGACACCGTCGGGTCGGTCCAGCACCAGCTGGCCCCGATCACGCGTGACAACACGACGTACACCGTCCGTCGCTACGTCACGCAGCCAGCGGGTCAGACCGGCTACCGCCGCGTCACCGTCACCGTCAGCTGGACGAGCGCGGGCGGTGACCGCAGCCGCAGCATCGAGACGTTCGTCACCGCGACGACCCGCGGCCTTCCTCTGCCTCGCTTCGAGGCCCGCATCAACGGCAGCGGGACTGACAAGACCGCGGGCGCCGGCACCGAGGTGGTGTGGGGCTTCGCCGTCCGGAACCTCGGCGCGCGCGATGCATGGAACGTGGCCGCGTCCTCGGGCACGTGGACGTACGTCGTCGACACCAACGCTGACGGACTCCGCCAGGCCGGGGAGACCACCCTCCTGCCCGACAGCGACGGCAACGGCGTCCGGGACACGGGCCTCATCGAGACGACGCAGACCGTCCACCTGCTCGCGTACCGCACCCTCGCCGCCGTGGAAGCCAGCCCCCAGACGGTGACCTTCTCCTTCACCTCGGCGAGCCAGCCGCCGCCCGCGAGCACCGCCAAGACCGTCACGACCACGCTGACCGTCACCTCGGCCGTCGTCGTCGGGCCCGGCGGGACCGCGTCGTGCCCCGTCCTGCCCGCTGCGCCGTGCACGCTCACCGCCTACGACCTGGACCAGGCGCAGAACGGCAACCGGCTCGCGCGCAACCCCAACCCCATGCGTGAGGGCGCGACATCGTTCAACCCCCAGGCCGCGCTGTACAACTACTCGACCGACTACCCGTTGACGGGACAGGGACGAGCCCTGGCCAACGCCTCGACCACGTCGATCGACGCCGTGCACCGCGTGATGAGCCACGAGTGGCAGGTGGCGAACAACCAGACCCGCAGCTACCGGGGGACGGCCGTCTACGAACTGTGGGTGACGTGCCCGACGAGCCGGTCCGTCACCCTCGCCGTCGAGCTCGGCAGCAGCACGGCGAGCGGCGGTGCCTTCACTCTCGCCGCGTCGGGGTCGCAGACCTTCACGTGCGCCGGACCGGCTCAGAAGGTGGGCGTGCAGCTGCCGCTGTCCTCCACCCTGAGCGTCCCCGGGAGGGGGTGGGTCGCGGTACGGGCGTCGGTCGCCTACAGCGGCGCGACCGACCCCGTGGTCCGAGCGCTCTACGACACGTCCACCTACCGGTCCACCCTCACCATGCCGAGGCTCTGA
- a CDS encoding type IV pilin protein translates to MLARINKAMAKKDSGFTLIELLVVVIIIGILAAIAIPTFLNQRERAWSRAAQSDLRNAAVSAEEHFNDFGTYAASGTNTVLTNANDTEDVTLAATITTVDRYCLTATHANLPGRSFVLDSEIGTVGEVGVDGVVACA, encoded by the coding sequence ATGCTCGCTCGCATCAACAAGGCCATGGCCAAGAAGGACTCGGGCTTCACGCTCATCGAGCTCCTCGTGGTCGTCATCATCATCGGCATCCTCGCCGCGATCGCCATCCCGACCTTCCTCAACCAGCGCGAGCGCGCCTGGTCCCGTGCCGCGCAGTCCGACCTGCGCAACGCGGCCGTCTCGGCTGAGGAGCACTTCAACGACTTCGGCACGTACGCCGCGTCCGGCACGAACACCGTGCTGACCAACGCGAACGACACCGAGGACGTCACCCTCGCGGCGACCATCACGACGGTCGACCGCTACTGCCTCACCGCCACCCACGCCAACCTCCCCGGCCGCTCCTTCGTGCTCGACAGCGAGATCGGCACGGTCGGCGAGGTCGGTGTCGACGGCGTCGTCGCCTGCGCCTGA
- a CDS encoding type IV pilin protein: MTPIRPAAHRSAGSGDRGFTLIELLVVVIIVGILAAIAIPTFLGQRQRAWERAVMSDLRNIAVAAEVWYSDNGTYAGFDPLLERHTADVELAQVRANGTEYCLDGAHPNLSGGAVIFHLDSRDGTVQPGAC, from the coding sequence ATGACCCCCATTCGTCCCGCAGCACATCGCTCCGCCGGCTCCGGTGACCGCGGCTTCACGCTCATCGAGCTGCTCGTCGTCGTCATCATCGTCGGGATCCTCGCCGCCATCGCCATCCCGACCTTTCTCGGACAGCGGCAGCGGGCCTGGGAGAGGGCGGTGATGTCCGACCTCCGCAACATCGCCGTCGCCGCCGAGGTCTGGTACTCCGACAACGGCACGTACGCCGGCTTCGACCCGCTGCTCGAGCGGCACACCGCGGACGTGGAGCTCGCCCAGGTGCGCGCGAACGGTACGGAGTACTGCCTCGACGGGGCCCACCCCAACCTGTCCGGCGGTGCAGTCATCTTCCACCTGGACAGCCGGGACGGCACCGTCCAGCCGGGCGCGTGCTGA
- a CDS encoding type II secretion system F family protein, which yields MAAATKTYEYSVRDRAGKLTSGKLEAANEAVLVSKLKQMGYAPVSVRETGGGGGLNMEIKLPFGNGVKLADLAIMSRQFATMINSGLSLLRALTILADQTSSPKLRETLAEVRSDVETGVSLSNALAKHPKVFPPLMVNMCRAGEVGGFLDGVLLRIAENYESEVKLQRKIKSAMTYPTVILCFALLAVAGMLIFIVPVFEEMFDSLGGTLPAATQVLVFLSNQMAWFAPTLLVTIVASVVVWNRIKNNLRVRETVDPLKLKLPVFGGLAQKVALSRLTRNLGTMISAGVPILQALDIVADTTGNIVVTKAVRDVQQSVRQGESLAAPLAQHKVFPAMVVQMLAVGEDTGALDTMLGKISDFYDQEVEATTEALTALLEPLMIAVLGGIVGAMIIALYMPIFSIFEQIE from the coding sequence ATGGCTGCAGCGACGAAGACGTACGAGTACTCGGTCCGCGACCGGGCGGGCAAGCTCACCTCGGGCAAGCTCGAGGCCGCCAACGAGGCGGTGCTCGTCAGCAAGCTCAAGCAGATGGGCTACGCGCCGGTCAGCGTGCGGGAGACCGGCGGCGGTGGTGGTCTCAACATGGAGATCAAGCTGCCGTTCGGCAACGGGGTCAAGCTCGCGGACCTCGCCATCATGTCCCGGCAGTTCGCGACGATGATCAACAGTGGGCTGTCGCTGTTGCGGGCGCTCACGATCCTCGCCGACCAGACGTCGAGCCCGAAGCTGCGGGAGACGCTGGCGGAGGTCCGCTCCGACGTCGAGACGGGCGTCTCGCTGTCGAACGCCCTGGCTAAGCACCCGAAGGTCTTCCCGCCGCTCATGGTCAACATGTGTCGGGCGGGCGAGGTCGGCGGGTTCCTCGACGGCGTGCTCCTGCGCATCGCGGAGAACTACGAGTCCGAGGTCAAGCTCCAGCGCAAGATCAAGTCCGCGATGACGTACCCGACGGTCATCCTGTGCTTCGCGCTGCTCGCGGTCGCGGGCATGCTGATCTTCATCGTCCCGGTCTTCGAGGAGATGTTCGACTCCCTCGGTGGCACGCTGCCCGCGGCGACGCAGGTCCTCGTGTTCCTGTCCAACCAGATGGCGTGGTTCGCGCCGACCCTGCTGGTGACCATCGTCGCGAGCGTCGTGGTCTGGAACCGCATCAAGAACAACCTGCGGGTACGCGAGACCGTCGACCCGCTCAAGCTCAAGCTTCCTGTCTTCGGCGGCCTCGCGCAGAAGGTCGCGCTCAGCCGCCTCACACGGAACCTCGGCACGATGATCAGCGCCGGTGTGCCGATCCTGCAGGCGCTCGACATCGTCGCCGACACGACAGGCAACATCGTCGTCACCAAGGCCGTGAGGGACGTCCAGCAGAGCGTCCGCCAGGGCGAGAGCCTCGCCGCGCCGCTCGCTCAGCACAAGGTGTTCCCGGCGATGGTCGTGCAGATGCTCGCCGTCGGTGAGGACACCGGCGCGCTCGACACCATGCTCGGCAAGATCTCCGACTTCTACGACCAGGAGGTCGAGGCGACCACCGAGGCCCTCACTGCCCTCCTCGAGCCCCTGATGATCGCGGTTCTCGGCGGGATCGTCGGCGCCATGATCATCGCGCTGTACATGCCGATCTTCTCGATCTTCGAGCAGATCGAGTAG
- a CDS encoding type IV pilus twitching motility protein PilT: protein MSDQGYQPNSFAFDGASAPRLPGVPGPAAGYQDVGASAPAVPPPATPSWTPSVMPSGAPAAPAPAPAEAFQDFDYSSWSDDSLGEADVDIDGGFDSVAARFDAPEALEVSESPETTHREFELNEVLIELLERGGSDLHLTTGASPAMRVSGELVQLDEYPKLTPLDTQRVLYAVLTQKQREKFEENLELDLAYAVPGHARFRVNVYRQRESLGAAFRVIPYEIKPLEDLGVPPVVNNFAGLPRGMVLVTGPTGSGKSTTLAAVVDQANRTRKDHIMTVEDPIEFLHHHKGCIVNQREVGEDTKSFANALKHVLRQDPDIILVGEMRDLETIHVALTAAETGHLVFGTLHTQDAAQTIDRVIDVFPPHQQQQVRTQLAGAIQGVVCQTLCKKADGRGRVVATEVMVATPAIRNLIREGKTHQIYSAMQAGAQHGMHTLDQHLAELVRTGQITWEHGLEKCHHVEDYQRLTGRG from the coding sequence GTGAGCGACCAGGGCTACCAGCCGAACAGCTTCGCCTTCGACGGCGCGAGCGCGCCGCGACTGCCCGGGGTCCCCGGACCCGCCGCCGGCTACCAGGACGTCGGTGCGTCGGCGCCCGCGGTCCCGCCGCCGGCGACCCCGTCGTGGACGCCGTCGGTCATGCCGAGCGGCGCGCCCGCCGCACCGGCGCCGGCACCGGCGGAGGCGTTCCAGGACTTCGACTACTCGAGCTGGTCCGACGACTCCCTCGGCGAGGCCGACGTCGACATCGACGGCGGGTTCGACTCCGTCGCCGCGCGCTTCGACGCGCCGGAGGCGCTCGAGGTGTCGGAGTCCCCGGAGACCACGCACCGCGAGTTCGAGCTCAACGAGGTCCTCATCGAGCTGCTCGAGCGCGGCGGGTCCGACCTCCACCTCACGACCGGCGCGTCGCCCGCGATGCGGGTGTCGGGCGAGCTCGTGCAGCTCGACGAGTACCCGAAGCTGACGCCGCTCGACACCCAGCGCGTGCTGTACGCCGTGCTCACGCAGAAGCAGCGGGAGAAGTTCGAGGAGAACCTCGAGCTCGACCTCGCCTACGCCGTCCCCGGGCACGCGCGCTTCCGCGTCAACGTCTACCGCCAGCGCGAGTCGCTCGGGGCGGCCTTCCGCGTGATCCCCTACGAGATCAAGCCGCTCGAGGACCTCGGCGTGCCGCCGGTCGTCAACAACTTCGCGGGCCTGCCCCGCGGCATGGTCCTCGTGACCGGCCCGACCGGCTCCGGCAAGTCGACCACCCTCGCGGCCGTCGTCGACCAGGCGAACCGGACCCGCAAGGACCACATCATGACGGTCGAGGACCCCATCGAGTTCCTCCACCACCACAAGGGCTGCATCGTCAACCAGCGCGAGGTGGGGGAGGACACGAAGTCCTTCGCCAACGCGCTCAAGCACGTGCTGCGCCAGGACCCCGACATCATCCTCGTCGGCGAGATGCGCGACCTCGAGACCATCCACGTCGCGCTGACCGCGGCCGAGACGGGCCACCTCGTGTTCGGCACGCTGCACACGCAGGACGCCGCCCAGACGATCGACCGCGTCATCGACGTGTTCCCGCCGCACCAGCAGCAGCAGGTGCGCACGCAGCTCGCGGGGGCCATCCAGGGCGTCGTCTGCCAGACGCTGTGCAAGAAGGCCGACGGTCGCGGGCGCGTCGTCGCGACCGAGGTCATGGTCGCGACGCCCGCCATCCGCAACCTCATCCGCGAGGGCAAGACCCACCAGATCTACTCCGCCATGCAGGCCGGCGCGCAGCACGGCATGCACACGCTCGACCAGCACCTCGCCGAGCTCGTGCGCACCGGCCAGATCACGTGGGAGCACGGCCTCGAGAAGTGCCACCACGTCGAGGACTACCAGCGCCTGACCGGGCGCGGCTGA
- a CDS encoding GspE/PulE family protein encodes MKQLTDILLEERLVDAAQLDEAWLEHERVGTPLGRILVEMGHITESQLVAALASQIGLEFVDLTEAPVDATAVAALNATICRRHTVLPIGYDDGGRLRLAMADPGNVFALDDVRQITGREARPVVATRDDLLAAIDRYCRADADMDDITSAIDGEEADDELAHVREVVEDAPIVKYVNMLITQAIQDRASDIHVEPGEDALRIRCRIDGVLHEVMRSPKAIASGVVSRLKIMSDIDIAERRKPQDGRLSINANGRKIDLRVATLPTVWGEKVVMRILDNSNTRMALTDLGFSDSNAERFKTSYVKPYGMILVTGPTGSGKSTTLYATLNVVSKPEINVITVEDPVEYRLPGINQVQVNPKAGLTFAAALRSILRSDPDVVLLGEIRDHETAQISIEAALTGHLVLSTLHTNDAPSAVTRLTEMDVEPFLVGSALDAVLAQRLARRLCGKCSEDYVPDRAELEAVRFGLHPDEPVPTLRRPVGCTACAKTGYKGRLALHEVMLVSEEIERLTVARASATEIGAIAREQGMTTLRQDGMAKVRAGVTTVDEILRVVA; translated from the coding sequence GTGAAGCAGCTGACCGACATCCTCCTCGAGGAGCGGCTCGTCGACGCCGCCCAGCTCGACGAGGCGTGGCTGGAGCACGAGCGCGTCGGCACCCCGCTCGGCCGGATCCTCGTGGAGATGGGCCACATCACCGAGTCGCAGCTGGTCGCCGCGCTCGCGAGCCAGATCGGCCTGGAGTTCGTCGACCTCACCGAGGCGCCGGTCGACGCGACGGCGGTCGCCGCCCTCAACGCGACCATCTGCCGGCGCCACACGGTCCTGCCGATCGGCTACGACGACGGCGGCCGGCTGCGCCTGGCGATGGCGGACCCGGGCAACGTGTTCGCCCTCGACGACGTCCGGCAGATCACGGGCCGCGAGGCGCGCCCGGTCGTCGCGACCCGCGACGACCTGCTCGCCGCCATCGACCGGTACTGCCGCGCCGACGCCGACATGGACGACATCACGAGCGCGATCGACGGCGAGGAGGCCGACGACGAGCTCGCCCACGTCCGTGAGGTCGTCGAGGACGCGCCGATCGTCAAGTACGTCAACATGCTCATCACCCAGGCGATCCAGGACCGGGCGAGCGACATCCACGTGGAGCCGGGCGAGGACGCGCTGCGCATCCGCTGCCGCATCGACGGCGTGCTCCACGAGGTCATGCGCTCGCCGAAGGCCATCGCCAGCGGCGTCGTGTCCCGCCTGAAGATCATGAGCGACATCGACATCGCCGAGCGACGCAAGCCGCAGGACGGCCGCCTGTCGATCAACGCGAACGGCCGCAAGATCGACCTGCGCGTGGCGACGCTGCCGACGGTGTGGGGCGAGAAGGTCGTCATGCGCATCCTCGACAACTCCAACACGCGGATGGCGCTGACGGACCTCGGCTTCAGCGACTCCAACGCCGAGCGCTTCAAGACCTCCTACGTGAAGCCGTACGGCATGATCCTCGTCACCGGCCCGACCGGCTCCGGCAAGTCGACGACGCTGTACGCGACGCTCAACGTCGTCTCCAAGCCCGAGATCAACGTCATCACGGTCGAGGACCCCGTCGAGTACCGGCTGCCCGGCATCAACCAGGTGCAGGTCAACCCCAAGGCCGGGCTGACGTTCGCCGCGGCGCTGCGCTCCATCCTGCGCTCGGACCCCGACGTCGTGCTGCTGGGCGAGATCCGCGACCACGAGACCGCGCAGATCTCCATCGAGGCCGCGCTCACCGGTCACCTCGTGCTGTCGACGCTGCACACCAACGACGCCCCGAGCGCCGTCACGCGCCTGACGGAGATGGACGTGGAGCCGTTCCTCGTCGGCTCCGCCCTCGACGCCGTCCTCGCGCAGCGCCTCGCGCGCCGGCTGTGCGGCAAGTGCTCGGAGGACTACGTGCCCGACCGCGCGGAGCTCGAGGCGGTCCGCTTCGGGCTGCACCCCGACGAGCCCGTCCCGACGCTGCGCCGCCCGGTCGGCTGCACCGCGTGCGCGAAGACCGGCTACAAGGGCCGGCTCGCGCTGCACGAGGTCATGCTCGTGAGCGAGGAGATCGAGCGGCTGACGGTCGCGCGCGCGTCGGCCACCGAGATCGGCGCGATCGCGCGCGAGCAGGGCATGACGACGCTGCGCCAGGACGGCATGGCGAAGGTCCGGGCCGGGGTCACGACGGTCGACGAGATCCTGCGGGTGGTCGCGTGA